The Mangrovivirga cuniculi genomic sequence AACGTATTCATCATTTAATGAAGTTACTTGAGGAAACATAGGTTCATAATTTGACCTGTCTGATAATTTTAATATATCATCAAGAGAGATGTTATACTTGGGTGATAATTTAATTACTGTGGTATTAGCCGCAATATCACCTAGTCTTTGGGCATATTTTGTGGATGTAATTGATAAAATCGCAATTGATCCGATAGTAAAAATAACATCAACTGGCTTAAGGGCCCATCTTAGAAAATAATCGCCCCAGGATGCTTGTTCCCCTGTTATTTTAACAGCTTGAAACTTTAATATTCTTTTACCGGGTGTCTGTCCATTAAGTATGATCTCAAAAAACAAACTATAAAAAACCGCCTGGGGAAAAAGAAAGGCCAGGGATACTTCTTGCAAATATTTTCCCACTACAGCACTAAGAATCGCAAATTGCAGACCCAAGCCAATAGAAATTATCAGGATATCTATTATGTAGCTGATTATTCGGTACTTAGCTCCAGCCAGTTCATATCTTATGATAACATTTTGACTGGTATTAATTTCTATGGTTTGCATTTTTATGTCTAATTAGTGTATCTTCGACCCATGCGCGAATCGGAGTTTATCAGACAAAATAAAGAAAAGTGGCAGTATTTTGAAAGGTTATCGAAAACTTCAGGATCAAATCCTGATGAATTTCATAAGCTTTACATTGAAATAACTGATGATTTAAGCTACTCCAGATCTCATTATCCAAATAGGATGATCCGGGTCTATTTAAATAATATAAGCCAGAGACTTTACCATAGCCTAAATAAAAACAAAAAGACAGGGATGAACCGATTCCTGAATTTTTGGAAATTTGATCTTCCACAAACTATGTGGAACTCAAGAAAGGAAGTTTTGGCTTCATTTATTTTATTCTGGATGTTCTTTGCCATAGGCGCTTTTTGTGCTCACTACCAACCAGATTTTATCGTTCAGATACTTGGCCCTGAGTACGTATCTATGACAGAAGAAAACATCGCAGCCGGTGATCCAATGGGTGTTTATAAAGATGATAATGAACTGTCAATGTTCGTAGGGATAAGTTTAAACAACATGGTTGTCATGGCTAAAACCTATCTCTTTGGCATTTTTTCATTGATTGGTACTTTTATTATTCTTCTTTATAATGGAATAATGATTGGATCATTTCAATACTTTTTTATTGAAAAAGGCTTGTTCTGGGAATCATTTTCAACAATATGGGTTCATGGTACCATAGAGATATCGTGTATTGTTCTGGCAGGTGCAGCAGGTCTGGTTCTTGGAAAAGGCTGGATGTTTCCAGGAACTTATTCGAGATTACAATCTTTTTTAATCCAGGCAAAAAGGTCTACTAAGATTATTGTAGGAACTGCCCCATTCGTAATCATAGCAGCATTCATCGAAAGCTTTATCACAAGGTTTGATGACACACCAATTATATTTAGATTATTATTTATTTTGGTTTGTGCAGTATTAATGGTTGGTTATTTTATAGTTTATCCCTGGTTCTTAAATAAAACTTCCCAGGTTAAAGATGAAAAAGTAGAGGTTCCTTTAACTGCCAACCATGACTTCAAACTTCGGAACCTGATCAAAAGTCCTGGTCTTATTATTACCGATTCTTTTTTTCTGATAAAGTCTAATTTTAAGAAATTAATGAAAGCTACTACCCTGTTAGTTTTTGTAATATCCGGAGTAACATGGGCCTTATTAAATATTGATCCTATTTTAAAGGAAGACTTTTTCTCAATTTATGATTATTATAATGCAAGTACTTTGGTAGCGCGATTTGAAGAACTAAATGTGATTTGGTTAATAGTCTTTGTTCTTACAACTTCATTTATAGGCTATTATAGTCAAAAGCTGATATATAATAAATTCAATATAAAAATTAAACCTATACAGGTTTTTTTACATTGTGTTATTGCCTTTTCACTTATATGTGTTCTTTTAACCTTTAATTTCTTCTTACTCACTATAACAGGAATTATAATCTTTCCTATTTTGATTATTCCTGTTTTTGCATCCGTTTCAGGAGATTATAGGTTTTCTGAAATAATCGGTTCAGGATTTAAAGTACTTAAATTTAATTTTTCTTCAGTACTGTTAGTTGGGCTTAGCTGGCTGTTTTTTTCATTTGTGATCTCTTATCTAATTGATTTTTTATTGGGAGCAGGTTCCTTTGTTAATTACCTGGTAAGTATGCATTTTGAGCAATTTGAAAGTTATGATATTTTTAATTCTATTTATTTATTGAGTATCGATCTTTTAAAGTTGCCATTATTTCAACCTTATTCTTTTTTTTACAGATACAGATATTTTACTCTTACAGAGAAATATCGGAATCAAATGGCTTGCGAGAAAAAATTCACAGTTTAATCAGTAACGTGGGATGAGTAAAACCAGATTTTTTTATTTTTATATTTTTTTTACTTCCATATGTATCATATCTATCCAAGCTCAGGATTCCTTAAGTCTAGACCAGAAAGATTTGGAACAAGTATCAAAGGGAGTCGACTACAAATTCCAGGAAAAAGAAGTGGAAAAAGATGAGGATAGTTCCGGAGATATAGATTTTGATCCAGGAGTCGGAAGCTGGTTTAATAATGCCGGGCCGGTATTTAAAGTAGCCCTCATAATTATAGGAATAGGTGTCATTCTATCTTTATTGATATGGCTTGTAAATAACAGTGGTAAATCTAATCTGAAAAATAATCAGGCTGTTACCATTTTATCAGATGAAGAGATCACTGAAAAAACAATGATTCTAGATTTTGACCAGTTGATTAAACAGGCAGAAGATGAAGGTAAATATGCTTATTCTTTAAGATTATTTTATCAATGGATTATAAGAATACTTGCGGAGAATGGTTATATAGTCTGGAAAAAAGATAAAACAAATCATCAATTTTTAAATGAATTAGAAGATCAGGATATTAAATCTGATTTTCGTAAGATCACACTTATTTTTGAAAAATACTGGTATGGAGAATATCCTATTGATGTAAATAAATACCTCGAAGAAAAAGGAAAGTTTAACAATCTGCTAAGAGAATTAAATGAGAGACAACCTGGTTAATATTATTATAGCAGTTTTTATTGGTCTAGTGGCTCTTCTTTTTGTAATAAATGCACTAAATGATAATTATCATTGGTCAGAAAATTATTACTGGGAAGGAGAAAACCCATATGATCTTAAAATATATAAAGATTGGCTGGAAACACTTGATGATAAAACAGTTGATTTTATAGATGTCAGAAATGCAGAACGTTCTTTCGATAGTACTTCAGCATATATTATTGTTGGTAATCATTTAGCTGAAAGCAATAAACAACTTCCAAAATTTTTTGATGCTGTTAATAATGGTGCTACGGCGTTAATAGCAACTTATACTAATCCGTCTGATATTTTAGATTCTCTTGAGGCAGAATTAGGTTATGAACTATATTATTTCAGTAATGAAACGCTTAAGAGATTTACAATAAGCAATGAAAATTATTCAGAAATCTTTGTTAAGTATAATCAATATGGTGATCCTCTAATAACTAGTGAAGTCAGGGTTTTGCAAGATTATAATATAGACCACCTCACTCCTTTACTTTATATTGATGAAGGACCAATTGCATTTGAAGTTTCTTATGGAAATGGTAAGCTTATTTTCATTAACACACCCATCGTTTTTTCGAATTACTATCTGTCGAATAGAAAATTTCAGACAGCAAAATTCCTCACTAAACGGCTGGAAGGCGAAAAGATATATTTGGACAGATACTTCACCAATCCTTATAAAAACGAAGAATATATAGATGATGACCAAATGGGTTCGAATCCATTAAGTTTTGTTCTGTCCGACAAACATTTATCAACTGCATGGTATGTTTTTCTTGCAACAGCTTTGATTTATCTATTTTATGTTTCGAAAAGAAAACAAAGAGTAATTCCCGTAATTCCAGATAAGGAGAACAGGACACTTAACCATGTTAAGTTAGTTGGAGAGCTTTACTATCAGAAAGCTGATTCTTATGTGATATTTCAAAAGCTTTACAAGGTGTTTTTTGAACATATAAGGTCCAGATATAATCTGAACACTTCAAAGATTGATGATAATTTAATAAAGAAACTTAATATGAAATCCGGAGTTGAGATTGAGTTGATTCAAACAATTGTTCAGAAAATTGAAAATTTGAATTACAAAAAATCAGTTTCAGATAAAGAATTAATAGACATTTATAATTTAATACAAACTTTCTATAAAAAGGAACTATAGATTATGGAAGAGAATAGAATTGAAGAAAACGGACCAGTATCAGACTCAGGTGAAATTGAAAATAACAACGAGGAAAAGTATATACAACTAAGTGATAAAGTTCAATTACTAAAAAATGAAATAGGCAAGCTTGTTGTTGGACAAGAAGAGTTGGTAGAATTATATGTAATAGCACTATTTAGTGGTGGTCATTTATTACTGGAAGGTTTTCCTGGTATCGCTAAAACTATGAGTGCCAAACTTCTATCTAAAGCGATTGATGCAGAGTTTAGCAGGATACAATTTACGCCGGACCTAATGCCTTCTGATGTTTTAGGTACCTCAATATTTAATATGGGTAAATCAGAATTTGAATTTAAAAAAGGTCCATTATTTTCTCAGGTGGTACTTATCGACGAAATAAACCGTGCTCCGGCCAAAACACAGGCAGCACTTTTTGAGGTTATGGAGGAACGTCAGATCACCGTAGACGGTATGACATATAAAATGGAATTTCCATTTATGGTGCTCGCTACTCAAAACCCAATCGAGCAGGAAGGAACATATAAGTTACCGGAAGCTCAATTAGATAGGTTCCTTTTTAAAGTTAATATGACCTATCCAAACCTTGAGGACGAGATTTCTATACTAAATAAATTTAAGGATGATTTCAATAAAGAAAGTAAAACAGATATAAATACTATCCTTGAGAAATCTAATATTACAGAATTCCAAAAGTTAGTAGAAGAAGTTCATATAAAAGACCAGCTGGTGAATTACATCGCCTCGATAGTGTTTAATACCAGAAATCATCATGATCTATATCTGGGAGCATCTCCTAGAGCTTCTTTATCAATATTAAAAGCTTCAAAGGCTACAGCTGCACTAAAAGGCAGGAGTTTCGTTATACCAGAAGATATAATGTATGTAGCACCTTTTGTATTAAATCACCGGGTGGTATTAACTCCGGAAAAAGAACTTGAAGGTGTAGATACCAAAGAAGTAATTAAAAATATTGTCGAAGAAATAGAGGTGCCGAGGTAATGTTCCTTAAAAAACTATTTATTAATTCTCCTTTTTACCTGATCCTATTGGGAGTTACAGGGGTATTTTTTCTATCATTCTTTTTTCCTGCTATATACTTTGCAGGATTTGTAATGCTGGGAATACTAC encodes the following:
- a CDS encoding RDD family protein, translating into MQTIEINTSQNVIIRYELAGAKYRIISYIIDILIISIGLGLQFAILSAVVGKYLQEVSLAFLFPQAVFYSLFFEIILNGQTPGKRILKFQAVKITGEQASWGDYFLRWALKPVDVIFTIGSIAILSITSTKYAQRLGDIAANTTVIKLSPKYNISLDDILKLSDRSNYEPMFPQVTSLNDEYVLALKEIKERTKQYNNEVNRKIYQEMVDDLVNRLEIKRNELKFRNKDEFVSKIIDDYVSLTR
- a CDS encoding stage II sporulation protein M; amino-acid sequence: MRESEFIRQNKEKWQYFERLSKTSGSNPDEFHKLYIEITDDLSYSRSHYPNRMIRVYLNNISQRLYHSLNKNKKTGMNRFLNFWKFDLPQTMWNSRKEVLASFILFWMFFAIGAFCAHYQPDFIVQILGPEYVSMTEENIAAGDPMGVYKDDNELSMFVGISLNNMVVMAKTYLFGIFSLIGTFIILLYNGIMIGSFQYFFIEKGLFWESFSTIWVHGTIEISCIVLAGAAGLVLGKGWMFPGTYSRLQSFLIQAKRSTKIIVGTAPFVIIAAFIESFITRFDDTPIIFRLLFILVCAVLMVGYFIVYPWFLNKTSQVKDEKVEVPLTANHDFKLRNLIKSPGLIITDSFFLIKSNFKKLMKATTLLVFVISGVTWALLNIDPILKEDFFSIYDYYNASTLVARFEELNVIWLIVFVLTTSFIGYYSQKLIYNKFNIKIKPIQVFLHCVIAFSLICVLLTFNFFLLTITGIIIFPILIIPVFASVSGDYRFSEIIGSGFKVLKFNFSSVLLVGLSWLFFSFVISYLIDFLLGAGSFVNYLVSMHFEQFESYDIFNSIYLLSIDLLKLPLFQPYSFFYRYRYFTLTEKYRNQMACEKKFTV
- a CDS encoding DUF4350 domain-containing protein, with the translated sequence MRDNLVNIIIAVFIGLVALLFVINALNDNYHWSENYYWEGENPYDLKIYKDWLETLDDKTVDFIDVRNAERSFDSTSAYIIVGNHLAESNKQLPKFFDAVNNGATALIATYTNPSDILDSLEAELGYELYYFSNETLKRFTISNENYSEIFVKYNQYGDPLITSEVRVLQDYNIDHLTPLLYIDEGPIAFEVSYGNGKLIFINTPIVFSNYYLSNRKFQTAKFLTKRLEGEKIYLDRYFTNPYKNEEYIDDDQMGSNPLSFVLSDKHLSTAWYVFLATALIYLFYVSKRKQRVIPVIPDKENRTLNHVKLVGELYYQKADSYVIFQKLYKVFFEHIRSRYNLNTSKIDDNLIKKLNMKSGVEIELIQTIVQKIENLNYKKSVSDKELIDIYNLIQTFYKKEL
- a CDS encoding AAA family ATPase, yielding MEENRIEENGPVSDSGEIENNNEEKYIQLSDKVQLLKNEIGKLVVGQEELVELYVIALFSGGHLLLEGFPGIAKTMSAKLLSKAIDAEFSRIQFTPDLMPSDVLGTSIFNMGKSEFEFKKGPLFSQVVLIDEINRAPAKTQAALFEVMEERQITVDGMTYKMEFPFMVLATQNPIEQEGTYKLPEAQLDRFLFKVNMTYPNLEDEISILNKFKDDFNKESKTDINTILEKSNITEFQKLVEEVHIKDQLVNYIASIVFNTRNHHDLYLGASPRASLSILKASKATAALKGRSFVIPEDIMYVAPFVLNHRVVLTPEKELEGVDTKEVIKNIVEEIEVPR